Part of the Haloarcula sp. H-GB4 genome is shown below.
GCCGACAGAGGAAGCCATCGAGAACCAGGCTCGCGAGTTCAAGGGAATCGACATCCAATGAGCGACTACTTCGTCGCCCCCGACGACGTGGAGAGTCAACTGTTCGATTGGGGCGCACTCAAATGGATGAGCACGCCCGAGGTCACTGACGGAGAGCGGTTCAGCGCCGGTGTCGTGAAGCTCGAACCCGGCAAGGGCCACGAGCGACACACCCACCCCGAGAGCGACGAGATCCTGTACGTCGTTCGCGGCGAGGGCGAACAGGAGGTCGACGACGAAACTCGCGATATTGCCACCGGCGATATGGTGTTCATTCCTGAGGGCGTCGAACACGGGACGGTCAACACCGGGTGGGAACCGCTCGTCCTGT
Proteins encoded:
- a CDS encoding cupin domain-containing protein, translating into MSDYFVAPDDVESQLFDWGALKWMSTPEVTDGERFSAGVVKLEPGKGHERHTHPESDEILYVVRGEGEQEVDDETRDIATGDMVFIPEGVEHGTVNTGWEPLVLFAVYAPPGPEDVLRDLPECEIVPAGKLPTPENVDPEAK